The Salvelinus namaycush isolate Seneca chromosome 8, SaNama_1.0, whole genome shotgun sequence genome has a segment encoding these proteins:
- the LOC120052350 gene encoding uncharacterized protein LOC120052350 has protein sequence MAKLQSLGVFVNKRLTLAAVEIMGAVEKVVAEYQEEISRSKEENDRLRRLLRIRPEIKLYRLHSLPLCLTVSEEEVTPVQQQCDQEKWNSSLGTKDPEPMQIKEEEVGTTQEAGQLQGLEADIIEFIFTPPCVKSDCGKEDSLLSLPQTETMEKRERDSKQLDLKPFGTVTHLDITSDSPDNQDNVSSYSSAVINDPVGFDISPPLDPNSPLRKPGTKASTTYKKPHILPMPRVRVRTTDRGLFHPETFERASQDVLVGGQSVRSAAKAHGVCHVTLFRYCRRKKDSANARLPAYRAHNRVFSQEQENHLKEYLLRAAEIYFRLSPKEVRRLAYQLAQHYHCKYPETWVTKEMAGKDWFTSFLKRHPGLSIRQPQATSLLRATSFNATNVSQFFNNLSTILGRHNFEAKDVWNMDETSTTTVQVPNKIIANRGRKQVRPTTSVERGTMVTMALAVNAQGNSIPPHFIFPHNKYLDHFLRDGPTGCMGTASGSGWMQENDFLAFLQHFVKYTRASPESPQLLLLDNQASHLSLQGMDYCKANGVVLLSFPPHCSHKLQPLDRSVYGPLRRYINSAIDCWIKTYPGKTVSIYDLPGIVATALPSAVTPANIMAGFHCTGIWPLNPTVFTEADFSPAFVTGRPAPTTTEEDRGGHHRGAPGGRGGSPQAQPRVEVNVSPVGRSVSPGQGEVQAYSTSGDPLHTVSDPSTPEDLFCDSALSQSHPHR, from the exons ATGGCTAAATTACAGTCTTTGGGTGTGTTTGTTAATAAGCGTTTAACATTGGCTGCCGTAGAGATTATGGGGGCAGTAGAGAAAGTCGTAGCGGAGTACCAGGAGGAGATTTCCCGATCGAAAGAGGAGAATGACCGGCTACGGAGACTGCTGCGGATCAGACCGGAGATAAAACTATATAGATTACACTCTCTCCCCTTGTGTCTTACTGTCTCCGAGGAGGAGGTTACCCCTGTGCAGCAGCAATGTGACCAGGAGAAATGGAACTCCAGTCTGGGGACAAAAGACCCAGAGCCCATGCAGATTAAAGAGGAGGAAGTCGGGACCACTCAGGAGGCAGGGCAGCTTCAAGGGCTGGAGGCTGACATCATAGAGTTCATATTCACTCCTCCCTGTGTGAAAAGTGATTGCGGTAAGGAGGACTCACTTTTAAGTCTTCCCCAAACTGAGACTATGGAGAAGAGAGAGCGTGACTCTAAACAATTGGATCTCAAACCTTTTGGCACTGTGACCCACCTTGACATTACCAGTGACTCTCCAGATAATCAAGACAATGTCTCCAGTTACAGCTCAGCCGTAATTAACGATCCAGTAGGATTTGACATAAGCCCACCATTGGATCCCAACTCACCATTAAGGAAACCCGGTACTAAAGCCAGCACCACGTATAAAAAACCTCATATACTCCCCATGCCCAGAGTTAGGGTCAGAACCACAGACAGAGGTCTGTTTCATCCAGAGACATTTGAGAGAGCCTCCCAAGATGTGCTGGTAGggggccagtcagtcaggagTGCAGCGAAAGCACATGGCGTATGCCATGTTACTCTGTTTAGGTACTGTCGGAGGAAAAAGGATAGCGCCAATGCCCGACTGCCAGCATACAGAGCCCACAACAGAGTGTTTAGTCAGGAGCAGGAGAATCATCTGAAAGAGTATCTGTTGAGGGCTGCAGAAATATACTTTCGATTGAGTCCTAAAGAG GTACGTAGACTTGCATACCAGCTTGCCCAACACTACCACTGCAAGTACCCTGAGACCTGGGTTACCAAGGAGATGGCAGGGAAAGACTGGTTCACCTCCTTCCTCAAAAGGCACCCCGGCCTCTCCATCCGCCAGCCTCAAGCCACCAGTCTGTTGAGGGCGACAAGTTTCAATGCAACGAACGTGTCTCAGTTCTTCAACAACCTTTCTACTATTCTGGGCCGCCACAACTTTGAGGCCAAAGATGTGTGGAACATGGATGAGACCAGCACCACAACAGTCCAAGTGCCGAACAAAATCATTGCCAACAGAGGGAGGAAGCAGGTCAGACCAACAACATCTGTAGAGAGAGGAACAATGGTTACTATGGCACTAGCGGTCAATGCTCAAGGAAACAGCATTCCACCTCACTTCATCTTTCCCCACAATAAGTACCTTGATCACTTCCTACGTGATGGGCCTACAGGATGCATGGGCACTGCTAGTGGTTCTGGTTGGATGCAGGAGAATGACTTCCTGGCCTTCTTGCAacattttgtgaagtacaccagggCGTCCCCAGAGTCTCCACAGCTGCTGCTTCTGGATAATCAAGCCTCTCACCTCTCACTCCAGGGCATGGACTACTGCAAAGCCAATGGCGTCGTGctgctctccttccctcctcactGCTCCCACAAGCTGCAGCCCCTGGATAGAAGTGTGTACGGCCCCCTGAGGAGATACATCAACAGTGCCATTGATTGCTGGATAAAGACGTACCCTGGCAAAACGGTCTCCATATATGACCTACCAGGAATTGTGGCAACAGCCCTACCATCTGCTGTGACACCAGCCAACATCATGGCTGGATTTCACTGTACCGGCATATGGCCATTAAACCCTACTGTCTTTACAGAAGCCGACTTCTCACCTGCTTTTGTAACAGGTCGTCCTGCCCCCACCaccacagaggaggacagaggaggacacCACAGAGGAGCACCAGGGGGCCGTGGTGGCTCTCCACAGGCCCAGCCTAGGGTGGAGGTCAACGTAAGTCCTGTGGGGCGGTCTGTCTCTCCTGGACAGGGGGAGGTCCAAGCCTATTCCACCTCTGGGGATCCCCTCCACACTGTCTCAGATCCATCTACACCTGAAGATCTCTTCTGTGATTCTGCACTGAGTCAATCCCATCCCCACAGATGA
- the LOC120052351 gene encoding oocyte zinc finger protein XlCOF6-like — MAILQSLSVFVNKRLTVATVEIMGAVEKVVAEYQEEISRSKVENDRLRRLLRIRPEMKRCRTDSLQFSLTVSEEEVNPVQQQCDQEEWNSSLETDDPEPMQIKEEDEEVGTTQAAGQLQGLEPDIVEFMFTPSCVKSDCDQDDLLQSLTLSQTKTVENRESDSKELDLKPFGTVTHLGNPYDPRDNQDNVSSHSSAASSDLVGFDISPPLDPNPSLRKPSTTPKKHDCGKILNCKGTLNRHIQTSTGEKSFSCDNCRKSFSRKDTLNMHIRTHTGEKPFVCGDCGKSFRQKATLNRHIRTHTGEKPFSCGACGKSFNHKGNLTVHLLTHTGETPFTCGDCGKSFRQKYSLKKHISTHIGETFNCAHCGISFRHKVNLDSHILAFHK; from the coding sequence ATGGCAATATTACAGTCTTTGAGTGTATTTGTTAATAAGCGTTTAACAGTGGCTACCGTAGAGATTATGGGGGCAGTAGAGAAAGTGGTAGCGGAGTACCAGGAGGAGATTTCCCGATCTAAAGTGGAGAATGACCGGCTACGCAGACTGCTGCGGATCAGACCGGAGATGAAACGATGTAGAACAGACTCCCTCCAGTTCTCGCTTACCGTCTCTGAGGAGGAGGTTAACCCAGTGCAGCAGCAATGTGACCAGGAGGAATGGAACTCCAGTCTGGAGACGGATGACCCAGAGCCCATGCAGATtaaagaggaagatgaggaagtcGGGACCACTCAGGCGGCAGGGCAGCTTCAAGGGCTGGAGCCTGACATTGTAGAGTTTATGTTCACTCCTTCCTGTGTGAAAAGTGATTGTGATCAGGACGACCTACTTCAGTCCTTGACTCTTTCCCAAACCAAGACtgtggagaacagagagagtgacTCCAAAGAATTGGATCTCAAACCTTTTGGCACAGTGACCCACCTCGGCAATCCTTATGACCCTCGAGATAATCAAGACAATGTCTCCAGCCACAGCTCAGCTGCAAGCAGTGATCTAGTAGGATTTGACATAAGCCCACCATTGGATCCCAACCCATCATTGAGGAAACCCAGCACCACGCCTAAAAAACATGACTGCGGGAAAATATTAAATTGCAAGGGGACCCTGAACAGGCATATACAGACCTCCACAGGAGAAAAATCATTTAGCTGTGACAACTGCAGGAAAAGCTTCAGTCGCAAGGATACCCTTAACATGCATATacggactcacacaggagagaaaccatttgtCTGTGGTGACTGCGGGAAAAGCTTCAGACAGAAGGCTACCCTTAACAGGCATATACGgactcacacaggagaaaaaccatttagctgtggtgcCTGCGGGAAAAGCTTCAACCATAAGGGAAACCTAACTGTTCATTtactgactcacacaggagagacaccTTTTACCTGTGGGGACTGCGGGAAAAGCTTCAGACAGAAATATAGCCTTAAAAAGCATATATCGACTCACATAGGAGAGACATTTAACTGTGCTCACTGCGGGATAAGCTTCAGACACAAAGTGAACCTGGATAGTCATATACTTGCCTTCcacaaataa
- the LOC120052354 gene encoding small acidic protein-like codes for MSSEGNRHGTKRPGSPNEDGPTPWAAADLGDNERKQKFLRLMGAGKKEHTGRLVIGDHKSTSHVRSGAEDQRMNSELELQYQQGLDGKLSGRNRRHVGLGFSEPDPAPPPPPVEGQSKAEQPASPNAPDSPSEPQGSPDKPPSPSPEDSTKDKKHTFKMAFVKSS; via the exons ATGAGTTCTGAAGGGAATCGACACGGGACGAAAAGACCTGGTTCTCCGAATGAA GATGGACCTACTCCATGGGCAGCTGCAGATCTGGGGGACAACGAGAGGAAGCAGAAGTTTTTGAGGTTGATGGGCGCAGGGAAG AAAGAACACACTGGACGTCTAGTCATTGGAGATCACAAATCAACATCCCATGTCCGCAGCG GGGCGGAGGACCAGAGGATGAACTCTGAGCTGGAGTTGCAGTACCAGCAGGGGCTGGATGGGAAGCTGTCAGGCAGGAACAGGAGACACGTCGGACTGGGCTTTAGCGAG CCTGACCCAGCCCCACCTCCACCACCCGTAGAGGGCCAAAGCAAGGCAGAGCAACCAGCCAGTCCCAATGCCCCAGACAGCCCCTCAGAACCCCAGGGCTCACCAGACAAACCCCCCTCACCAAGCCCAGAGGACAGCACGAAAGACAAGAAACACACCTTCAAAATGGCCTTTGTGAAGTCATCCTAA